CATGCCCGAACTGATCGGAAGCCGTGGACACGATTATTTCATCAATGAAGGGATACTAAAAATCAGCGGTATGATTCGTCCGGACGGCAGTTTCTCGTTCTGGCCGGGTGGCGATGAGGTCAACCTGTGGACGTCAGTCTACGCCACTCATTTTCTGGTGGAAGCAAGACAGAGGGGTTACCGAATCGATTCAAAAGTGTATGATCAGTCACTCGATCAGGTTGAAAATCTTGTCTATGGCTCCGATGCTTCCGAGCGGGTTCTGCCCGTTAAAGTCTATGCCTCCTATGTGCTGGCTTTATCAGAACGTCATGGAAACAAACTTCGCAACCGCCTGGATGATATCCCGATCGATGATCTGCCCGGATACAGTCGCTATATGCTGGCCACAGCATTCTATCTTGTGGGAGATGAGGACAAGGCATTGCGGCTGATACCAACCATGATTCAACCTCCTGTATTCGAACGCCAGAGCGGAAACAACCTCAGCTCTCCGCTTCGCAGCACCGCCATCATGCTGGAAACTATGAACCGAATAAATCCTGATCATCCCGCCTGCGCCGCGCTGGCTCAAAAACTGATCGAAGCCTCCCTCGAAAACCGTTATTACACCACGCAAGAGACCGCCTTTGCCCTGCTGGCCCTGGGTAAATACCTGGCCGGGCAGGATGTTCCGGATTTTACCGGCACACTTGAAATCGAAGGCGATACGACCTACACATTCAACAGCAAACGTTTCAAGCTCAGTCGAAATAATTTATATGACAAAACCATCAAAATTGATATCGAGGGACACGGCCCCTGTTTTTATTACTGGCAAGCCTCCGGTATTCCAGAGGACAGGCCCGCCAATGAGTACTCACACGGGATCGAAATCACCAGGCGGTATTTCAATCAGAGCGGGAGTCAACTCGATCTCGATTCAGTACCTCTGGGCGACCGGGTTGTGTGCAAACTCTCTGCCCGGGCTGTCGCCGGTCCGCTTGAAAATGTGGTTATCAACGATATGCTTCCGGCCGGGCTGGAAATCGAAAACCCCCGCATAAAATCGGGGCCACGATTCAGCTGGATTCCAAGACAACAGGACAAATACGATTATCTCGATATCCGTGACGACAGGCTGTTGATTTTCACTGATCTGAGTAAAAATCACACCTTTGAATACTATTATACGCTTCGGGCAGTATCAAAAGGCGAGTTCATCGTACCTCCGGTGATGAGCGAATGTATGTACGATCCCTTGAAGGCGGCATCGTCATCAGCCGGAATGATTAACATTAAATAACACTTTCACGCTATGAATATGTCTGACGAAAACAGAAAACGATTAAAGAAAGCGACACTGGCAATAACCGCAATTCTGTGTCTACTGGTTTTAGCCGACCGGGTGTTGTTTCCCTTGCCCGAAGAAATACTCGCTCGCGCGCCGGCTCATCTCGTCTACAGCCGAGAGGGCGACCTGATGGGAGCGTATTCCTCATCTGATCGTTTCTGGCGAATACCGGTCGTGTATGAGCAGATCTCGCCTCGCCTGATCGAGACCGTCCTGTTTATGGAGGATCGCTGGTTTTACTATCATCCGGGAATCAACCCGATTTCGCTTGTTTCAGCCCTGTGGGACAATCTTAAAGCCGGGGAGGTTGTGCGCGGCGGGTCGACTATCACGATGCAGATTGCCCGGATGATGGATCCCAAACCGCGCACATTAAAAAATAAACTGATCGAAATCGCTCGCGCCTTTCAACTGGAGACGAGATATTCCAAACACGAATTGCTGGAAATCTATTTCAATCTGGCCCCCTACGGTGGAAACATCGAAGGAATCGGTGCCGCCTGCCATTTCTATTTCGGCAAATCACCCGCTGAACTGACATACCCGGAGGCGGCGGTTCTGACCGCGATACCGGCATCGCCCAATGATTTTCGGCCCGATTTAGAGCCCCAAAAGTGTCGCGCACGCAGGAACTTTATATTGAAGCTTCTGGCAGATAACAAAACGATCTCTCATTCTCGCCTGGGTCAGTTTATTGCCGAAGAACTTCCGCTCACCCGGCAACCGCGACCGCAGACAGCTCGGCATTTGTGCCAGACTGTTATCAGCGAATGCCCGAACAGATCCAAAATCACTACTACTCTCGATACTGATATTCAGGCAACCTGTGAACGGCTTGCGGAAAATTATCACAATCTCCTGGTCGAACGTGACATTCATAATCTCTCTATCGTTGTCCTTGACAACCATACAGGAGATTTGCTTGCGATGGTCGGTTCGCCCGATTTCAATGACAGGTCTCATCATGGCCAGGTCAACGGCGCCCTGGCAAAACGGTCACCCGGTTCCGCCCTCAAACCATTTGCCTACGCGCTCGGATTTGAAGAAGGCTTGATTACACCGGCTGATCTACTCGATGATATCCCGGTCAGTTATGCGGGGTATGCTCCTGAGAATTACGATGAAAAATATCATGGGG
The sequence above is drawn from the Candidatus Zixiibacteriota bacterium genome and encodes:
- the pbpC gene encoding penicillin-binding protein 1C; translated protein: MNMSDENRKRLKKATLAITAILCLLVLADRVLFPLPEEILARAPAHLVYSREGDLMGAYSSSDRFWRIPVVYEQISPRLIETVLFMEDRWFYYHPGINPISLVSALWDNLKAGEVVRGGSTITMQIARMMDPKPRTLKNKLIEIARAFQLETRYSKHELLEIYFNLAPYGGNIEGIGAACHFYFGKSPAELTYPEAAVLTAIPASPNDFRPDLEPQKCRARRNFILKLLADNKTISHSRLGQFIAEELPLTRQPRPQTARHLCQTVISECPNRSKITTTLDTDIQATCERLAENYHNLLVERDIHNLSIVVLDNHTGDLLAMVGSPDFNDRSHHGQVNGALAKRSPGSALKPFAYALGFEEGLITPADLLDDIPVSYAGYAPENYDEKYHGVVDVRTALIQSLNVPAVNLVARMGLRKYHDFLTTGNLLEDERGYLSYGLPLVLGACEVSLYELSNLYSTLARGGIYRPVRMILNHAESDDTALLSKQSTYLVSEILRELNRPNLNTSWEFTRDRPAIAWKTGTSYGRRDAWAIGYNPKYTVGVWAGNFSGEGSPWLVGAETAAPLMFAIFDQITLGEEPQWFKRPEGIGVRQVCALSGMPPGPHCQKTKTALYIEKVSDNMTCPLHGQILVDRESGHRLSRDCTYGHDYDSLVVELWPARLANWFTRHNLLKPLPEFAPECLGTRQSDRPVILSPEPETVFELVDHIPAEYQQIPLKASVSLDSREIHWFIDEKLYASVKNGEKIFYRPKTGRHSLVCVDDLGRSSRIEFEVK